In the genome of Fulvivirga maritima, one region contains:
- a CDS encoding DUF349 domain-containing protein — protein MDKEKDIKEVDNTTNTDQEQNENKDVSTEQEQAGQQEPDMENSVSDEANSESTETSDSESTEEAATTDQPQARQGEQLNSEEDLAEKDHDDDHDDDHDDEDYSNYSKEELVELIKSLAKGDNLQKADRVAKEIKPLYDELRNHERQGALDKFVADGGEEADFDYKPTELDNRFDANYKLIRDRRQQDLKSREQQKESNLKRKQDILEKLREFVDSEETNISFEAFKELQNEWKDIGPVPGAYAKTLWANYNALIDRFYDNRSIYFELKELDRRKNLDSKIELCERAEKLIEFENLKDAIKELNELHHEFKHIGPVPKEEQEALWQRFKGASDAIYARRKEFVDQLKVELEENLVVKAKLADEVQEFAHFDSDRIKEWNAKTKDILEIQKRWEATGGLPRAKAKEVNKKFWGTFKTFFNNKSAFFKRLDAQREGNLEKKRELITKAQELKESADWQKTADQFKQLQKDWKEIGPVPEKYRESVYKEFKEAADHFFERKRSNNSEVEKGYEDNLKQKEEICNKIEALAEGDTEDLDKLRDLQDQYMEIGFVPRKSITKIKNRYAEVVDKFLNSIEGLSKEEKTEIKLENQVNKLLHSPNADQKLYRKEQALRKQIGKIENDIAVWKNNLEFFASSKTADKLKDEFNAKIKAATDELKVLKKELRMVRTAN, from the coding sequence ATGGATAAAGAGAAGGACATCAAGGAAGTAGATAATACTACTAACACTGATCAGGAGCAAAACGAAAACAAAGACGTTAGCACTGAGCAGGAACAAGCCGGACAACAAGAGCCGGATATGGAGAATAGTGTTTCTGATGAAGCCAATTCGGAAAGCACTGAAACATCTGACAGCGAGTCTACAGAAGAAGCTGCAACTACCGACCAGCCACAAGCACGGCAGGGAGAGCAGCTTAACTCAGAGGAAGATCTTGCTGAGAAAGATCATGATGATGATCACGACGATGATCATGATGATGAAGACTACAGCAACTATTCCAAAGAGGAATTAGTAGAGCTCATTAAGTCGTTAGCCAAGGGCGATAACCTACAGAAAGCTGATAGGGTAGCCAAAGAAATAAAGCCTTTATATGATGAATTAAGAAATCATGAAAGACAAGGGGCCTTAGATAAGTTTGTGGCAGATGGGGGAGAAGAGGCCGATTTTGACTATAAACCTACAGAACTTGATAACCGCTTTGATGCTAATTATAAGCTGATACGTGATAGAAGACAACAAGACCTGAAATCACGTGAGCAACAAAAAGAGAGTAACCTTAAGAGAAAACAAGATATTTTAGAAAAACTCAGAGAGTTTGTAGACTCAGAAGAGACTAATATCAGTTTTGAGGCTTTTAAAGAACTACAAAATGAGTGGAAAGATATAGGGCCGGTTCCTGGTGCTTATGCTAAAACATTATGGGCTAACTATAATGCACTTATTGATAGGTTCTATGATAACAGAAGCATCTATTTTGAGCTTAAAGAGCTTGATAGAAGGAAAAACCTCGACTCTAAAATTGAACTTTGCGAGCGCGCAGAGAAACTCATAGAGTTCGAAAACCTTAAAGATGCTATTAAAGAGCTTAATGAGCTTCACCATGAGTTTAAGCACATAGGCCCTGTACCTAAAGAAGAGCAGGAAGCGCTATGGCAGAGATTCAAAGGAGCCTCAGATGCTATTTATGCCAGAAGGAAGGAATTTGTAGATCAGCTTAAGGTTGAACTCGAAGAGAACCTTGTGGTAAAAGCCAAGCTTGCTGATGAAGTGCAGGAATTTGCTCACTTTGATTCTGATAGGATCAAAGAATGGAATGCCAAGACTAAAGACATCCTTGAAATCCAGAAAAGGTGGGAAGCTACAGGTGGACTACCGAGAGCTAAAGCTAAAGAGGTAAACAAAAAATTCTGGGGAACCTTTAAAACCTTCTTTAATAATAAGAGCGCTTTCTTTAAGAGACTAGATGCTCAGAGAGAAGGTAATTTAGAGAAGAAAAGAGAGCTGATCACCAAGGCACAAGAGCTTAAAGAAAGTGCTGACTGGCAAAAAACAGCAGATCAGTTTAAACAACTGCAGAAAGACTGGAAAGAGATAGGTCCTGTGCCTGAAAAGTACAGAGAATCTGTATATAAAGAGTTTAAAGAAGCTGCAGATCATTTCTTTGAGAGAAAAAGATCTAACAATAGTGAAGTAGAAAAAGGATATGAAGATAACCTGAAGCAAAAAGAAGAAATCTGTAATAAGATTGAAGCTTTAGCTGAAGGTGATACTGAAGATCTGGATAAACTCAGAGACTTGCAAGATCAGTATATGGAGATTGGTTTTGTGCCTCGTAAGAGTATCACTAAGATCAAAAATAGATATGCAGAAGTGGTAGATAAATTCCTGAATAGTATTGAAGGGCTTTCTAAAGAAGAAAAAACCGAAATCAAGCTGGAAAATCAGGTGAATAAACTACTTCATAGCCCTAATGCAGATCAGAAGCTTTACAGAAAAGAACAAGCATTGCGTAAGCAGATAGGCAAGATAGAGAACGACATAGCGGTTTGGAAAAACAACTTGGAATTCTTTGCCTCATCCAAAACAGCTGATAAGCTGAAAGATGAATTTAATGCTAAAATTAAGGCGGCTACCGATGAGCTTAAAGTACTTAAAAAAGAGCTCAGAATGGTTAGAACGGCCAACTGA
- a CDS encoding IS4 family transposase has translation MSKNTYFYGQPIFSQLLSLIDKSVLNQIISKYQSDRYYKKLNTWHHLVSMLYCCFSGASALRELTTGLLACQNKLIHLGIQFIPRRSTLSDSNKKRSSIVFADIYMKLFKKYRHLLPDSRLRMEVLNKLYIVDSTIISLFKDILKVAGRPRKDGKSKGGIKAHVMIHAAELMPCLVRLTKGSQHDHTFLKQLQLPEGSYVVMDKGYIDYRQYAQWSHQGIFYITRMKENARYQSIDELELPEDKDFCVLKDEKVVISFKTDGQVQELQNRRIAYYDDLNNKLLVFMTNNMELEAATIAAIYKYRWQIELLFKKLKQNFPLKYFLGDNQNAIEIQIWSALICLLLMEVVRKQIKKRWAFSNMVSLVRFHLMAYVHLTRFLNNPDLELQKTIYKTNQYPLFSP, from the coding sequence ATATCAAAATACCAATCTGACAGATATTACAAGAAATTGAATACTTGGCATCACCTAGTAAGCATGTTATACTGCTGTTTCAGTGGGGCAAGTGCTCTCAGAGAGCTTACTACGGGGCTTTTGGCCTGCCAAAACAAGCTGATCCACTTAGGTATTCAATTTATACCCAGACGTTCCACTTTATCAGATAGCAACAAAAAACGCAGTAGTATAGTCTTTGCAGACATTTACATGAAATTGTTTAAAAAGTATCGGCACCTTTTGCCGGACAGCCGCTTGAGAATGGAAGTTCTCAATAAACTTTATATTGTTGATTCAACGATTATTAGTCTGTTTAAAGATATTCTCAAGGTAGCAGGACGCCCTAGAAAAGATGGCAAAAGCAAGGGAGGCATTAAAGCTCATGTAATGATTCATGCGGCAGAATTAATGCCATGTTTAGTACGGTTGACCAAGGGAAGTCAGCATGATCATACATTTTTAAAGCAATTACAACTCCCAGAAGGATCCTATGTGGTGATGGATAAAGGGTATATCGATTATAGACAATACGCACAGTGGAGTCATCAAGGGATATTTTACATTACCAGAATGAAGGAAAATGCCAGATATCAATCAATAGATGAGCTAGAATTGCCTGAAGATAAAGACTTTTGTGTACTTAAGGATGAAAAAGTTGTTATCAGTTTCAAGACTGATGGACAAGTGCAAGAGCTTCAAAATAGAAGAATAGCCTATTATGATGACCTCAATAATAAATTATTAGTGTTTATGACCAATAATATGGAGTTGGAAGCAGCCACAATAGCGGCCATTTATAAATACCGATGGCAGATAGAGCTTTTATTTAAAAAGCTGAAGCAGAACTTTCCTCTCAAATATTTTCTGGGGGACAACCAAAATGCTATTGAGATCCAAATTTGGAGTGCCCTGATCTGTCTATTATTGATGGAAGTAGTCCGAAAACAGATCAAAAAAAGATGGGCCTTCTCTAATATGGTCTCATTGGTAAGGTTTCACTTGATGGCCTATGTTCACCTTACCCGCTTTCTAAACAATCCAGACCTAGAACTTCAAAAAACAATATATAAAACCAATCAATACCCTTTATTTAGTCCATAG